The Haloplanus salinarum genome includes a region encoding these proteins:
- a CDS encoding DUF192 domain-containing protein, whose product MRRRVQYLAVAVALLAVLAGCSGGGGSDPTATDTPEPTATAAGTTAPDTPVSTPGSSYETTTVDVVDENGTQLATVEVWVADSFVKRYTGLSDTSALEPGQGMLFVHDSEARHGYVMRDMAFPLDMVFVAANGTITTIHHAPVEADGDLTEYSGRAKYVLEVPMGYTNRTGIDVGDRVRVDDV is encoded by the coding sequence ATGCGCCGCCGCGTGCAGTACCTCGCCGTCGCCGTCGCCCTCCTCGCCGTCCTCGCGGGCTGTTCGGGCGGGGGTGGATCGGATCCGACGGCCACCGACACGCCGGAGCCGACCGCCACGGCCGCCGGGACGACGGCGCCGGACACCCCGGTGTCGACGCCGGGAAGTAGCTACGAGACGACGACGGTCGACGTCGTCGACGAGAACGGGACACAGCTGGCGACGGTGGAGGTCTGGGTGGCCGACTCGTTCGTGAAACGCTACACCGGGCTGAGCGACACCTCGGCGCTCGAACCCGGGCAGGGGATGCTGTTCGTCCACGACAGCGAGGCACGGCACGGCTACGTCATGCGCGACATGGCCTTCCCGCTCGACATGGTGTTCGTGGCCGCGAACGGCACGATCACGACCATCCACCACGCCCCGGTGGAGGCCGACGGCGACCTGACGGAGTACTCGGGCCGCGCGAAGTACGTCCTGGAGGTACCGATGGGGTATACGAACCGGACGGGCATCGACGTGGGCGACCGGGTCCGGGTCGACGACGTGTGA
- a CDS encoding MFS transporter, giving the protein MPNADHPWVARLRTLDVLALTALLWFLAKFLRYAFPPLFGTFRELYGVSNTELGTLFSALMAGYAVMQFPSGALADRIGVVRVIVAGALVASGASFALFVSTQYALLTVAVVGIGLGTGAHKTVAITLLSAVYPDRTGRALGVMGTVGEFGGALAPVLVVTVLAAALRWQSLFLGAALGGLVLAGAFALRVPARLPDAGAIPETGDDTGFRTYLDAFTVPSLTAFAVAAVCIAFSVSGVTAFLPLFLESRPGVDASAAGLLYSGFFLVSGVQPITGDVADRLGRLRVIAALLLLAITALLTLLVAGTGLVTVGTATLALGVGIHGIRPGRDAHLMAIIPDDVVGGTLGIVRTSMLGMSAVSPAVVGYLSDVSTFDVAFGVLAVAFGLAAVIVLGLALAR; this is encoded by the coding sequence GTGCCGAACGCCGATCACCCGTGGGTTGCCCGCCTCCGGACGCTCGACGTCCTCGCGCTGACCGCGCTGTTGTGGTTTCTGGCCAAGTTCCTCCGGTACGCCTTTCCGCCGCTGTTCGGGACGTTCCGGGAACTCTACGGCGTCTCCAACACCGAACTCGGGACGCTCTTTTCGGCGCTGATGGCCGGCTACGCCGTGATGCAGTTCCCCTCCGGTGCGCTGGCCGACCGAATCGGTGTCGTCCGCGTCATCGTCGCGGGCGCGCTCGTGGCGTCGGGGGCGTCCTTCGCGCTGTTCGTCTCGACGCAGTACGCCCTGCTGACGGTCGCCGTCGTCGGTATCGGCCTCGGCACCGGCGCCCACAAGACGGTCGCTATCACACTCCTCTCGGCGGTGTACCCCGACCGGACCGGCCGGGCGCTCGGCGTGATGGGCACCGTCGGCGAATTCGGCGGGGCACTCGCCCCCGTTCTCGTGGTCACCGTCCTCGCGGCCGCGCTCCGGTGGCAGTCGCTCTTCCTGGGAGCCGCCCTCGGCGGCCTCGTCCTCGCGGGCGCTTTCGCCCTCCGCGTGCCCGCCCGTCTCCCCGACGCGGGTGCGATCCCCGAAACCGGTGACGACACCGGCTTCCGGACCTATCTCGACGCCTTCACCGTCCCGTCCCTGACGGCGTTCGCCGTCGCTGCCGTCTGTATCGCGTTCTCGGTCAGCGGCGTCACCGCCTTCCTCCCGCTGTTCCTGGAGAGTCGACCCGGCGTCGACGCCAGCGCGGCCGGTCTGCTGTACAGCGGCTTCTTCCTCGTCTCGGGTGTCCAGCCGATCACCGGCGACGTCGCCGACCGACTCGGTCGCCTGCGTGTGATCGCGGCCCTCCTCCTGCTCGCGATCACGGCGCTGCTCACGCTGCTCGTCGCGGGCACCGGGCTCGTCACCGTCGGGACGGCGACGCTCGCGCTCGGGGTCGGGATCCACGGGATTCGACCCGGCCGCGACGCCCACCTCATGGCGATCATCCCGGACGACGTGGTCGGCGGGACGCTCGGCATCGTGCGGACGTCGATGCTGGGCATGAGCGCCGTCTCGCCCGCGGTCGTCGGCTACCTCTCCGACGTGTCGACGTTCGACGTCGCCTTCGGCGTCCTCGCGGTGGCCTTCGGCCTCGCGGCGGTCATCGTGCTCGGCCTCGCGCTCGCGCGGTAG
- a CDS encoding AAA family ATPase has translation MKVLGTVGLPGSGKGEAATVAREAGVPVVTMGDVIREACRDRGLDPDEHHGTVATALREEEGEAAIAERSLPRIEAALSDAETVVVDGLRSPAEVDRFEAAFGDAFVLVSVEAPFETRASRLADRGRDASDADREALREREERELGFGMGEVMDRADVTVENTGSLAAFHDRIRDLLAVEVER, from the coding sequence ATGAAGGTACTCGGCACCGTGGGGCTCCCCGGGAGCGGCAAGGGAGAGGCCGCCACGGTCGCACGCGAGGCGGGCGTGCCGGTCGTGACGATGGGCGACGTGATCCGGGAGGCGTGTCGCGACCGGGGGCTCGATCCGGACGAACACCACGGCACGGTGGCGACGGCGCTCCGCGAGGAGGAGGGCGAGGCGGCCATCGCCGAGCGGTCGCTCCCGCGGATCGAGGCGGCGCTTTCGGACGCGGAGACGGTCGTCGTCGACGGCCTCCGGTCGCCCGCGGAGGTGGACCGCTTCGAGGCGGCGTTCGGCGACGCGTTCGTCCTCGTGAGCGTCGAGGCGCCGTTCGAGACCCGGGCGTCGCGGCTGGCCGACCGCGGACGCGACGCCTCCGACGCCGACCGGGAGGCCCTCCGCGAGCGCGAGGAGCGCGAACTCGGCTTCGGGATGGGCGAGGTCATGGATCGGGCGGACGTGACCGTCGAGAACACGGGATCGCTGGCGGCGTTCCACGACCGGATCCGCGACCTGTTGGCCGTGGAGGTCGAACGATGA
- a CDS encoding DNA primase large subunit PriL, whose product MRPDPLYARYPFLDAARAAVQEADISPPRLVTEGDPAVDRARERVERALMSGTVASETPERWSDRDELLSYPIARILVSLVDVRAAVEKYADAEAETAFERLRADLAADDAELRSVATPRADLPTFLDEFDLDGAVRRVADGSGDPGRDTFRIDVTAYLRLTDPDWGADWRLVNRDLADGEVPVASEELHRLLREAVRRRVASGLPFEVRGSAGGDALAAALDDDVTALRDRLAERERLPSVDTVAPERFPPCMRALLDRADGDLPPHSAFAATAFLVSLGLDADTIAERWPGLDDGDLSYRATVLADDGGGGSQYPAPSCATMATFGDCVNPDERCETIDHPRRYYAAAVADADRSESDD is encoded by the coding sequence ATGCGTCCCGACCCGCTCTACGCCCGGTATCCCTTCCTCGACGCGGCGCGGGCGGCGGTTCAGGAGGCGGACATCTCCCCGCCCCGACTGGTCACGGAGGGCGACCCCGCCGTCGACCGTGCCCGCGAACGGGTCGAACGCGCGCTCATGTCGGGTACCGTCGCCTCCGAGACGCCCGAACGCTGGAGCGACCGGGACGAACTCCTCTCGTATCCCATCGCCCGCATCCTCGTCTCGCTGGTCGACGTCCGCGCGGCCGTCGAGAAGTACGCCGACGCGGAGGCCGAGACGGCCTTCGAGCGCCTGCGGGCGGACCTCGCGGCCGACGACGCGGAACTGCGCAGCGTCGCGACGCCGCGGGCCGACCTCCCGACGTTCCTCGACGAGTTCGACCTCGACGGGGCGGTGCGGCGGGTTGCGGACGGGAGCGGCGACCCCGGACGCGATACGTTTCGCATCGACGTGACGGCCTACCTCCGCCTGACCGATCCGGACTGGGGTGCGGACTGGCGACTGGTCAACCGCGACCTGGCCGACGGCGAGGTGCCCGTGGCGAGCGAGGAGCTCCACCGACTGCTCCGGGAGGCCGTCCGCCGCCGGGTGGCGTCGGGCTTGCCCTTCGAGGTTCGCGGGAGCGCCGGCGGCGACGCCCTCGCGGCCGCCCTCGACGACGACGTGACCGCGCTCCGGGACCGCCTCGCCGAGCGCGAACGCCTGCCGTCCGTCGACACCGTCGCCCCCGAGCGGTTCCCACCCTGCATGCGGGCGTTGCTCGACCGGGCCGACGGCGACCTGCCACCCCACTCCGCCTTCGCCGCCACGGCCTTCCTCGTCTCGCTCGGCCTCGACGCCGACACCATCGCCGAGCGGTGGCCCGGCCTCGACGACGGCGACCTCTCCTACCGCGCGACCGTGCTCGCCGACGACGGCGGGGGTGGCAGCCAGTATCCGGCCCCCTCGTGTGCGACGATGGCGACGTTCGGGGACTGCGTGAACCCCGACGAGCGCTGCGAGACCATCGACCACCCGCGTCGGTACTACGCGGCGGCCGTGGCCGACGCCGACCGGTCCGAGAGCGACGACTGA
- a CDS encoding DUF5518 domain-containing protein: MVSDSTLHALLGAVVTVVLSFIPFSPVLGGGVAAYLNEADASQGLRVGALSGIIATVPLVLFGLLLVSFLGFFALGLRGGAALGIGGLLVVTVFGLIAAVYTVGLSALGGYLGAYLVDEL; encoded by the coding sequence ATGGTCTCCGATTCCACCCTCCACGCACTGCTCGGTGCCGTCGTAACGGTCGTCCTCTCGTTTATCCCCTTCTCGCCCGTCCTCGGGGGCGGCGTGGCCGCCTACCTGAACGAGGCCGACGCCTCGCAAGGACTCCGGGTGGGGGCGCTCTCGGGAATCATCGCGACGGTGCCGCTCGTCCTCTTCGGTCTGCTTCTCGTCTCCTTCCTCGGCTTTTTCGCCCTCGGCCTCCGGGGCGGTGCGGCCCTGGGGATCGGTGGCCTCCTCGTCGTCACCGTCTTCGGGCTGATCGCCGCCGTCTACACCGTCGGCCTGAGTGCGCTCGGCGGCTATCTCGGCGCGTATCTGGTCGACGAGCTGTGA
- a CDS encoding secondary thiamine-phosphate synthase enzyme YjbQ — translation MEFTVSTDARLDVVDVTDRVAAAIPDDADGTVTVFVEHTTAGVVVNEAEPNLLDDVEAFLSDLVPDEGWAHDRLDDNADAHLRALVLGPGETVPVVDGTPALGRWQSVLFVECDGPRERTVRVV, via the coding sequence ATGGAGTTCACCGTCTCGACCGACGCCCGCCTCGACGTGGTGGACGTGACCGACCGGGTGGCCGCGGCGATCCCCGACGACGCCGACGGCACCGTCACCGTCTTCGTCGAACACACCACCGCGGGCGTCGTCGTCAACGAGGCCGAACCGAACCTGCTCGACGACGTGGAGGCGTTCCTCTCGGATCTGGTGCCCGACGAGGGGTGGGCACACGACCGGCTGGACGACAACGCCGACGCACACCTGCGGGCGTTGGTGCTGGGCCCGGGGGAGACGGTTCCGGTGGTCGACGGCACCCCAGCGCTCGGCCGCTGGCAGTCCGTCCTGTTCGTCGAGTGCGACGGCCCCCGGGAGCGGACGGTCCGGGTCGTCTAG
- a CDS encoding SWIM zinc finger family protein, whose protein sequence is MTHPAHTPASLPATRSKTTLPAAGTTGRARRARVEAMAVRPLRDGRYAVETDGEGETYVVDLDATTCTCPDHEVRGARCKHLRRVALEVTARLVPPPGRRTAVCAVCGGRTFVPVATRGPSLCARHARRPGHRVVDRETGDRLLVVAATGARADRVETDEGRLVADYPSNADYGRHEPVFEAVYVDAVERDGPVRAYAFPASRLRSPRTADAESRPNPRADAGARTTPA, encoded by the coding sequence ATGACGCACCCAGCACACACACCCGCGTCACTGCCAGCCACCCGTTCCAAGACCACGCTCCCGGCCGCCGGCACGACCGGTCGGGCCCGGCGCGCCCGCGTCGAAGCCATGGCCGTCCGGCCGCTCCGCGACGGCCGGTACGCCGTCGAGACCGACGGCGAGGGCGAGACGTACGTCGTCGACCTCGACGCCACGACCTGCACCTGCCCGGACCACGAGGTCCGGGGCGCCCGCTGTAAACACCTCCGCCGGGTCGCCCTCGAAGTCACCGCCCGCCTGGTCCCGCCGCCCGGACGCCGGACCGCCGTCTGTGCGGTCTGTGGCGGACGGACGTTCGTCCCCGTCGCAACCCGTGGCCCGTCGCTCTGTGCGCGTCACGCCCGCCGCCCGGGCCACCGCGTCGTCGACCGGGAGACGGGCGACCGGCTCCTCGTCGTCGCCGCCACGGGCGCACGCGCCGACCGCGTCGAGACCGACGAGGGGCGGCTCGTCGCCGACTACCCCTCGAACGCCGACTACGGCCGTCACGAACCCGTCTTCGAGGCCGTCTACGTCGACGCCGTCGAGCGCGACGGGCCGGTACGCGCCTACGCCTTCCCGGCCTCGCGGCTGCGCTCGCCCCGGACCGCCGACGCCGAGTCCCGACCGAACCCCCGGGCCGACGCCGGTGCCCGGACGACCCCCGCCTAG
- a CDS encoding signal recognition particle protein Srp54 has protein sequence MVLDDLGSSLRGTLSKLQGKSRLDEDDVQEVVKEIQRSLLQADVDVNLVMDLSDSIETRALEEEPPGGTSARDHVLKIVYEELVDLIGESTELPLEPQTILLAGLQGSGKTTSAAKMAWWFSKKGLRPSVIQTDTFRPGAYDQAEQMADRAEVEFYGDPDSDDPVEIAREGLEATADADVHIVDTAGRHALEDDLIAEIEEIESVVDPDRSLLVLDAAIGQGAKEQARQFDDSIGIDGVVITKLDGTAKGGGALTAVNETDSSIAFLGTGETVQDIERFEPDGFISRLLGMGDLKQLSERVERAMAETGEEEDDWDPQDIMEGSFTLKDMQKQMEAMNNMGPLDQVMDMIPGMGGGLMDQLPDDAMDVTQERMRTFDVAMDSMTDEELENPRIVGQERVERIARGAGVDEESIRELLEQHRMMERTIKQFQGMGDGDMQRMMKKLQQGDGGGGMGGMGGMGPFG, from the coding sequence ATGGTACTCGATGATCTCGGGAGTTCCCTCCGCGGCACCCTCTCGAAACTGCAGGGGAAATCCCGGCTCGACGAGGACGACGTGCAGGAGGTCGTCAAGGAGATTCAGCGCTCCTTGCTCCAGGCCGACGTCGACGTGAACCTCGTGATGGACCTCTCGGACTCGATCGAGACGCGCGCGCTGGAGGAGGAACCCCCCGGCGGCACGAGCGCCCGCGATCACGTCCTGAAGATCGTCTACGAGGAACTGGTCGACCTGATCGGGGAGTCGACGGAGCTGCCGCTCGAACCACAGACCATCCTACTCGCCGGCCTCCAGGGGTCGGGCAAGACCACCTCCGCCGCGAAGATGGCGTGGTGGTTCTCGAAGAAGGGGCTCCGCCCGTCGGTCATCCAGACCGACACGTTCCGGCCCGGCGCCTACGATCAGGCCGAACAGATGGCCGACCGCGCCGAGGTGGAGTTCTACGGCGACCCCGACTCCGACGACCCCGTCGAGATCGCTCGCGAAGGGCTGGAGGCGACCGCCGACGCCGACGTCCACATCGTCGACACCGCGGGCCGGCACGCCCTCGAGGACGACCTGATCGCGGAGATCGAGGAGATCGAGTCGGTCGTCGACCCCGACCGCTCCCTGCTCGTCCTCGACGCCGCCATCGGCCAGGGCGCCAAGGAGCAGGCCCGCCAGTTCGACGACTCCATCGGCATCGACGGCGTCGTCATCACGAAACTCGACGGCACCGCGAAGGGCGGCGGCGCGCTGACGGCGGTCAACGAGACCGACTCCTCCATCGCCTTCCTCGGCACCGGCGAGACGGTCCAGGACATCGAGCGCTTCGAGCCCGACGGCTTCATCTCCCGGCTGCTGGGGATGGGCGACCTCAAACAGCTCTCGGAGCGCGTCGAGCGGGCGATGGCCGAGACGGGCGAGGAGGAGGACGACTGGGACCCGCAGGACATCATGGAGGGCTCGTTCACCCTCAAGGATATGCAAAAGCAGATGGAGGCGATGAACAACATGGGGCCGCTGGACCAGGTGATGGACATGATCCCCGGCATGGGCGGCGGGCTGATGGACCAGCTCCCCGACGACGCCATGGACGTCACCCAAGAGCGGATGCGGACCTTCGACGTGGCGATGGACTCGATGACCGACGAGGAGCTCGAGAACCCCCGCATCGTCGGGCAGGAACGCGTCGAGCGCATCGCCCGTGGCGCCGGCGTCGACGAGGAATCGATCCGCGAACTCCTCGAACAGCACCGGATGATGGAACGCACGATCAAGCAGTTCCAGGGGATGGGCGACGGCGACATGCAGCGGATGATGAAGAAACTCCAGCAGGGCGACGGTGGCGGCGGCATGGGCGGCATGGGCGGCATGGGGCCGTTCGGCTGA
- a CDS encoding DUF7538 family protein — protein sequence MSESGRDAEAVEALDDREGWRAEGFAARVHYRGEGDRYAVEYYAPSDCVLYWKVKGDGETAVPVGRGTVPDPLRERVRVDLDAAGVDPAVEGRSL from the coding sequence ATGAGCGAGAGCGGACGCGACGCGGAGGCCGTCGAGGCGCTCGACGACCGCGAGGGGTGGCGCGCCGAGGGGTTCGCGGCCCGCGTTCACTACCGCGGCGAGGGCGATCGGTACGCCGTCGAGTACTACGCACCGAGCGACTGCGTCCTCTACTGGAAGGTGAAAGGCGACGGGGAGACGGCGGTGCCGGTGGGGCGGGGGACGGTGCCCGACCCGCTCCGGGAGCGGGTACGCGTCGACCTCGACGCTGCGGGCGTCGACCCCGCGGTCGAGGGGCGGTCGCTGTAG
- a CDS encoding RNA-binding domain-containing protein — protein sequence MIHRIDVRVVAPVRDTEVTDRVADAVRNLFPNAEIDEEPGRLVAEAHSMEGFSERLHEQEILDTARTEFFRRADDDGFAFALKKQAAFEGVINFAVGNPDELGDIEVQVTVHEPDVEAFVDHVAPPTEEGRPVERDDG from the coding sequence ATGATCCACCGGATCGACGTACGGGTGGTCGCACCCGTTCGCGACACGGAGGTGACCGACCGAGTGGCCGACGCGGTCCGCAACCTGTTCCCGAACGCCGAAATCGACGAGGAGCCGGGACGGCTGGTGGCCGAGGCCCACTCGATGGAGGGGTTCTCCGAGCGCCTGCACGAACAGGAGATCCTCGACACCGCCCGGACGGAGTTCTTCCGGCGGGCCGACGACGACGGCTTCGCGTTCGCGCTGAAAAAGCAGGCGGCGTTCGAGGGCGTGATCAACTTCGCCGTCGGCAACCCGGACGAACTCGGCGACATCGAGGTACAGGTGACCGTCCACGAACCCGACGTGGAGGCGTTCGTCGACCACGTCGCACCGCCGACCGAGGAGGGGCGGCCGGTCGAACGCGACGACGGGTGA
- a CDS encoding magnesium transporter → MSTTWSVRAITRAMLPVLLILTLVELGSGLVLGRFESTLLRYPSLLVLVPVTIGTAGNLGSILAARLSTAFHLGTLSFAADDETFAGNAVATVALAASIFPLVGLGAWGLTALAGSTNLPLPTVLAVSITSGLSLAVLAVLVTVVATYAAYRFELDPDDVVIPVVTNVCDVLGVVLLYLAVLWFV, encoded by the coding sequence ATGTCGACGACGTGGTCCGTCCGCGCCATCACGCGTGCGATGCTTCCCGTCCTCCTGATTTTGACCCTCGTCGAACTCGGGAGCGGCCTCGTCCTCGGGCGCTTCGAGTCGACGCTCCTGCGCTATCCCTCCCTGCTCGTCCTCGTGCCCGTCACCATCGGCACCGCCGGCAACCTCGGGAGCATCCTCGCGGCCCGGCTCTCGACGGCCTTCCACCTCGGGACGCTCTCCTTCGCGGCCGACGACGAGACGTTCGCGGGTAACGCCGTCGCTACCGTCGCGCTCGCGGCCTCCATCTTCCCGCTCGTCGGCCTCGGTGCGTGGGGGCTGACCGCGCTCGCCGGGTCGACGAACCTGCCGCTCCCGACCGTCCTCGCCGTCTCGATCACCAGCGGCCTCTCGCTCGCCGTCCTCGCCGTCCTCGTCACCGTCGTCGCCACCTACGCGGCCTACCGGTTCGAACTCGATCCCGACGACGTGGTGATCCCCGTCGTCACCAACGTCTGTGACGTCCTCGGCGTCGTCCTGCTCTACCTCGCGGTCCTGTGGTTCGTCTAG
- a CDS encoding magnesium transporter — protein MSVQEVAVEAYREALPALGASLVGGLLAGLVLGGMRSDLQTVEGLLVLVPALLATRGNVYGSFGARLATGLHQGLIEPRVRAGDRRLRAAAAAALANGVATSLFAAAAAVAILSTLGLPVAGLGRLLGIALVAGLLSGVTLTAVVVAVVFAGYRRGHNPDTLVGPLVTTTGDVFGVLFLLIAVRTVALLLGAA, from the coding sequence ATGAGCGTCCAGGAGGTTGCCGTCGAGGCCTACCGCGAGGCACTCCCGGCGCTCGGTGCCAGCCTCGTCGGCGGCCTGCTGGCCGGCCTCGTCCTCGGCGGGATGCGTTCGGACCTCCAGACCGTCGAGGGCCTGCTCGTCCTCGTGCCCGCCCTGCTCGCCACCCGCGGCAACGTCTACGGCTCGTTCGGGGCGCGGCTGGCGACCGGCCTCCACCAGGGACTGATCGAGCCGCGGGTCCGCGCCGGCGACCGCCGCCTCCGCGCCGCGGCGGCCGCAGCCCTCGCCAACGGGGTCGCCACCTCGCTGTTCGCCGCCGCCGCGGCCGTCGCCATCCTCTCGACGCTCGGGCTGCCCGTCGCCGGCCTCGGCCGACTCCTCGGCATCGCCCTCGTCGCCGGCCTCCTCTCGGGAGTCACGCTCACCGCCGTCGTCGTCGCCGTCGTCTTCGCCGGCTACCGCCGCGGTCACAACCCCGACACGCTCGTCGGCCCCCTCGTCACGACGACCGGCGACGTCTTCGGCGTCCTCTTTCTCCTGATCGCGGTCCGAACCGTCGCGCTCCTCCTGGGGGCCGCCTGA
- a CDS encoding type II toxin-antitoxin system RelE family toxin, with protein MSYEVLLAEEAREYVAALDEKSTRIVKDNLRKLADDPYPRPDSGSGDKEKLVIEGEELYRLHIGRTHTAFYDVLEANGEVRVIEIVDIDEAHKRYGFD; from the coding sequence ATGAGTTATGAGGTCCTCCTCGCGGAGGAAGCCCGTGAGTACGTCGCCGCGTTAGACGAGAAGAGCACACGCATCGTGAAGGACAATCTCCGGAAATTGGCGGACGATCCGTATCCGAGACCGGATTCGGGATCCGGTGACAAAGAGAAGCTGGTGATCGAGGGCGAGGAGCTGTATCGTCTGCATATCGGGCGAACTCACACCGCGTTCTACGACGTACTCGAAGCGAACGGGGAAGTCCGCGTGATCGAGATCGTGGACATCGACGAGGCACACAAGCGCTACGGGTTCGATTGA
- a CDS encoding DUF7472 family protein, whose amino-acid sequence MELEEGMVRKIAISVGAVGVFVALVVGIGTAYNDGGLGSTGGLALVVTIAVFILAMAGVGLFLAD is encoded by the coding sequence ATGGAACTCGAAGAGGGGATGGTCCGGAAAATCGCCATCTCCGTCGGCGCAGTGGGCGTTTTCGTCGCGCTCGTCGTCGGCATCGGCACCGCCTACAACGACGGCGGCCTCGGATCGACCGGCGGCCTGGCGCTCGTGGTCACCATCGCCGTGTTCATCCTCGCGATGGCCGGGGTCGGCCTCTTTCTCGCGGACTGA
- a CDS encoding DUF7474 family protein, whose amino-acid sequence MPTFDYPCPDCRATNSLHDTDCRFEGTPWATVEAAYVDVVAVLSGGVTDADDLPELVEEWGPLRQAAVERLRRDGRVDDANDRLRLLPADEYREAVSVPTREPIKTVYERGSVPGCHDNAVFAMIAWYEMVGLSWPETKENVVEWLRESGAWDRGGFEEASPEALVEKKRHVYASGYGWKEKATAAKRVIERSL is encoded by the coding sequence GTGCCGACGTTCGACTACCCCTGTCCCGACTGCCGGGCGACAAACAGCCTCCACGATACGGATTGCCGGTTCGAGGGGACGCCGTGGGCGACGGTCGAGGCCGCCTACGTCGACGTGGTGGCGGTGCTCTCGGGGGGCGTAACCGACGCCGACGACCTCCCCGAACTGGTCGAGGAGTGGGGCCCGCTCCGGCAGGCGGCAGTCGAGCGACTCCGCCGCGACGGCCGGGTCGACGACGCCAACGACCGACTCCGCCTCCTGCCGGCCGACGAGTACCGCGAGGCGGTGTCGGTCCCCACCCGCGAGCCGATCAAGACGGTCTACGAGCGCGGGAGCGTCCCCGGCTGTCACGACAACGCCGTCTTCGCCATGATCGCGTGGTACGAGATGGTCGGGCTCTCGTGGCCGGAGACGAAGGAAAACGTCGTCGAGTGGCTCCGCGAGAGCGGGGCGTGGGACCGCGGCGGCTTCGAGGAGGCGAGCCCGGAGGCGCTGGTCGAGAAGAAACGCCACGTCTACGCGTCGGGCTACGGGTGGAAGGAGAAGGCCACGGCGGCGAAACGCGTCATCGAGCGGAGTCTGTAA
- a CDS encoding bacteriorhodopsin has protein sequence MLDPIGSLGVLLQTQGEAVSQIQNDVLLSSSLWVNVALAGFATLLFVYMGRNVSGGRPRLIWAATLMIPLVSISSYLGLLSGLTVGFIEMPAGHALAGEEVMSQWGRYLTWALSTPLILLALGLLADVDVGSLFAVIAADVGMCLTGLAAALVTSSYLSRWLFYAISCAFFAVVLYALLVEWPRSAASAGTGDIFGTLRALTVVLWLGYPIIWAVGVEGFALVQSVGLTSWGYSALDVLAKYVFSFLLLRWVAANEAAVSVSGGVGAFADD, from the coding sequence ATGCTCGATCCGATCGGCTCACTCGGCGTCTTGCTCCAGACACAGGGGGAAGCGGTCTCGCAGATACAGAACGACGTGTTGCTCAGTTCCTCGCTGTGGGTCAACGTCGCCCTGGCGGGGTTCGCCACGCTGCTGTTCGTGTACATGGGCCGGAACGTCTCCGGGGGTCGTCCCCGGCTCATCTGGGCCGCGACGCTCATGATCCCGCTCGTCTCGATTTCGAGCTACCTCGGCCTGCTGTCGGGGTTGACCGTCGGTTTCATCGAGATGCCGGCGGGGCACGCATTGGCCGGGGAAGAGGTGATGAGCCAGTGGGGTCGGTATCTCACGTGGGCCCTGTCGACGCCGCTGATACTGCTCGCGCTGGGACTGCTCGCCGACGTCGACGTCGGGAGCCTCTTTGCGGTCATCGCGGCGGACGTCGGGATGTGCCTGACCGGCCTCGCCGCGGCCTTGGTCACCTCGTCGTACCTGTCCCGGTGGCTGTTCTACGCGATCAGCTGTGCCTTCTTCGCCGTCGTCCTGTACGCCCTGCTGGTCGAGTGGCCGCGGTCGGCGGCGTCGGCCGGCACGGGCGATATCTTCGGGACGCTCCGGGCGCTCACGGTCGTGCTGTGGCTCGGCTATCCGATCATCTGGGCCGTCGGCGTCGAGGGCTTCGCGCTCGTGCAGTCCGTCGGGCTCACCTCGTGGGGCTACTCCGCGCTCGACGTCCTGGCGAAGTACGTGTTCTCGTTCCTGCTGTTGCGGTGGGTCGCCGCCAACGAGGCGGCCGTCTCCGTCTCCGGCGGCGTCGGGGCCTTCGCCGACGACTGA